The nucleotide window ATTACATGAATCTGTTCCCGAGGTTGTGCGGAGACTACTCCGACGTCGGATGCCGCCAGCTACGCCGTGGTATACCTTTACCCATGGGGATCTTAGCTATCGCAATATCATGGTAAAGGATGGCTGTGTTACTAGAATCATTGATTGGGAGAAAGCTGCGTACATGCCTTTATGGTGTGAGTCTCTTTGTGTCTCATTCTCGGgttgtgaggaagatgaagcctggaagatgttgttgcGCAACTGCATGCCTGGTTATGATGCTGCATACAGCTTTTGGCACCAGTATCACTATCTCTGTCTCGATCCGAACATATGTGGAAGGCATCTCATCGACGAAGCCGAGCGTGAGGCTCGTATgaatgaataaatattatccctgggatgatggataaGGTATCTTTGAAGGGGAGATGCGGCCCTCATATTCTAAGACTAGGATGCCATAAAACAGAAATTCAGTTTTGGTAAACAATCACGTCGAATAACAGCTacaactagttagtagtcaACATGTCAAGGACGAGTTTATATGCTACCTGACCAGCGCATAGAACGTATCAGACACACACTAAGCCTATTGTAGTCTAGTATCTATGCAGGGATAATGCCTTGGCTCCTCTCACACATCCAGTGTTTGCCTTGATaccacaacaaccacggAGGATACCATGTTCTCCATATTGAGAGGGATCAGACGGATACGACAGTCGCAGCCAACAGCCCAGCTATCCATCCTTTGTCGTGGTAATTGCCAGTCAAACAACAAAGCGGCCATATCTACGTTACTCATATTCAAGTAGGAAAACCAATCAGCCGGGATGAGCTCTTTGCATATACGAACGGCCATTTCCTGGTCGATGAAGAGCAACAGCTGGCTCGACGCTACGTAGATTTCGATCTCGATGCTCTCTGCAGTGTAGCTGCGGCTCTGGGTGACGTTCCATCTCCCGTGGCAAGCGTAAGCAAAATGGAGGGTGGATTTAGCAAGGCTCTcttgatggagaaggagaacggTTGCGAGGTCGTCGCCAAAATCCCTTTCCCTTGTCGAATTGCTGGACCTGTAGGGCTGACAACTGCATCCGAGGTGGGTGTCCTTAAATACTGTACGTCGTCCTTCgctctctccttttccaccGCGTGTGATCACTGATGTGACTGTGTAGTACGCAGAAATACCACAATCCCAGTTCCCCGGGTTCTTTCGTGGTCTTCAGACAGGGGCGGATCCGTAGGCGCCGAGTATATCGTGATGGAAAAAGCTAGTGGTGTCCCCTTGTTTCTTGTATGGGGTGACATGACAGAATTCGAGAAGTTGCAGCTTATTCAAAACTTGACCAAGCTCGAGGCGCAGTTATCAGCTGTTCGGTTTCCTGCCTACGGTGGTTTATATTTGCGTGACCATCTACAGAGCTCAAATCCTCAATGTCTACTTCTAGATGACGATGTCGATCGATCGCAATCATTTTGTATCGGCCCTTCTCCTGACCGTCAATTCGACGTCCATTCGGACCATTCTAAAGATCAAGGCCCTTGTTCGTCTCTGCACCTCCAACGTTACTACTAAGGCTTACTATCCACAGGGACCACATTATCAGAACTTGGTATATTCATTGCAAAGCGCGAGCTATCCCGTATCTCAACGATACCAAACAAATCAGCCTTGTTCTATCAAGGCACCTTGGAAGAACAAGCTcagctcctcaacctcacaATAAGTCTCATGCCCATGCTAGACTCTCATCCCTTACTAGGCCAATCCGCCCAGCCTACACTTTGGCACACCGATCTACACATGGGTAACATCTACGTGGCGCCCGACCACCGCACACAAATAGTCTCAGTCATTGATTTCCAGTCCATATCAGTTATGCCCTTATTCCTCCAGTCCCGATGGCCCGAGTTCTTGAAGCCCCCAGACAACTACACCCAAGGCTTCACGAGCCCTGAGCTTCCTGATGGGTACGACAATATGGACGATGAGAGCAAATTGCTGGCCCGACGCGAATGGTCCCAGGCCAAACTAGCAAAAGCATACGAGGTCTCGACTTACCTTGAAGACAGACCTGCACATACTGCGAGGAACGTGCCGCGAGTGTTCCGAGAATTGTTCACCCGGTGTGGGGAGGTGTCTGAGGTGGGAGTTATCCCCCTCCGAGCTCGTCTGATAGAAATATTTCAGAACTGGTCCAGCCTAGGCTTTATCGGATCGTGTCCTTATTCCTTCTCGGAAGAAGATATCCAGACGCATGAGCAACAGTTTGCTGATTACCAGGCTTGGCATGAAGTTCAGCATCTTGCACAGGAGTGTCTGGATACAGACGCCGAAGGATGGATATCGCCCGAGCTAGACATCGAGGAGAAGCGACGCCAGAACCGGGAGTTACTGGCGATGTTTATCGAGCGTATGGCGGGAGAGAAGTCCCCGGAGGAGGCGAGGCAGATGTGGCCGTTTCCAAATGACGCTTAAAGAGCAATGTACATCCATTACACAGATACATTGGAGAGTAATAACACAGATCCCCTCCACATACGCGTCTCGCGTCTCTCCttccaaaacaacaacaatagtCACCATCCACCCCAACACAGCAAGCAAGGAACTCTACCTTCCCAATATAGTTAGCGTATGCATCCTTACTTATGCAATGACATAATCTACCCACAGTCCCAGTCTAACCCAATCTAGCAATTCGATTATGCAATATGGACCAGTAATAACCTGACCCTCTTTAGTCTTAAGTCTTAACTTGAAATTCCCCGTCCGTCCCCATCCCATACCCCCCAGACTGAATCGCCTGTCCCCACAGTCCAACGTCACCGTCCTCCACGATGGGTCCTGACATGGCACAACTTggcatattattattctcctGATATTAATATCCAGGTGGGAAGTGGAAAAGAGTCCACGTGTGTGACGTTGAcgtattcttcttcttccggtGGTTGCCGGTAGCGTGAGTGGCCGAGTCTCCGACCGGGGTTATGATGTTCGCCATGTACATTGTTGTAGCTTTTAGGGATGGAAGTAGTGACTACTGTATTATTCGGATGTGGTTCATATTTTGTATGtggatattatatataatgatgCTGCGAGGTTCTTAGGGGTTAGGGGTTATGTTGGGGATGTTTGGAAACAGTGTGCTTAGTGGTGgatgcatatatatattgtggAGCGCGCAGTAGTACTATGAAGGATCACCTAAGTAGTATTGAACATCGACGTCAAGGCTCCGCAGTGGCCTTAAACTCAAATTTACGACTATGACAAGCGTGGGCAGAATATAGAGGAAGATAATATTGTTGTAAAATCTAATTGTATCGTAACGTCATACGGATGCATTTATATACAGACAGACACTTTTCGGTAGGACCAGACTAGTGCGGACTATCCTCATCCGAGTCAAAGTGCTCGCGCGCCCAAGGACTGCGCAACCGAATGGCACGACCCTtgtagaagaagataaatggAATCGGCACGAGCAGAATGGCAATAAATCCCAGCAGACTGGACGCCCACTCGTAGTCGAGCTTCTCGTACATCTGCGTAGCGAACAGCGGGAAGCCAGCACCGACAAGGTTCCGGACGAGAATAACACCAGCCAATGCAGAGGCAGAGTAAGTCTGGTAGCTGTCGACGACATAGTTGAGGATactgaggatgacgatgtaAAGACCCGCACCGAAGAAAGAAGACGCAATGATGGGGACGATCCAGTGCACGGAGCGGTAGCTGGTCCAGCCGAACCAGAACAGACTGATCGGGATGAGCAGCGAGCCGACACGGGCCATCCACATGCGCGCTTCCGGGACACTGCGGCCGCTGTTCTCGGCCACGCGGCGCAGGTAGTACCGCTCCTGCAGCGGGGACAGGGCACAGGCGATGATAGGGCCAATGGCCATGCCCAGGAAGCAAAGACCCTGTTGACCGACGTTGAAGCCGTGGCCGTTGGGTTCGCCAAAGACGAGAGGGAAGGCTTCGTTGAAGAGGTAGACCAGCCCGTAGAGGAAGCCGTTGTAGATGGCGGAAAAGGTGGTGATGGGCTCGGTGAACAGGAAGCGGAAGGGACGGGTGAGGGTGATCGCAAACAGCTGGTGCAGGCCCTTGCGGTCTTCTGCGTGGAGGTCGGTGGTAGTCTCTGCGGAGCGCAATCCCTCGCGTTGCATCTGCTTGCGCACGCGGGCGGCCTTGCGCTGAAGGATGATGCTGTGACGCGTTTCCGGGACAGTCAAGACCAGCGCAATCCAGGTGCCACCAGTGATGGCCATCATGATCCAGAAAATCCAGTGCCAGTTCAGGTTCAGGCCGATGTAGCCGCTGACCACCAGGGCCATGGGCGGGCCAAATGTGCTACTGAGACCGTAGAAGGCCATAGGGCCACCACTGTGGTTACGCTCCCACAGATCACTGATGGTACCACCCGTGTTGGTCAAGGGGGCACCACCGGCGAAACCGGCGATGAAACGGCAGACAATGATGGTGCCAATGTTAGGAGCCAGTGCGAGAGGCATCTGGAAGAGGGACATGATGAACCACGAGACGATGTAGACGGGCTGGCGACCAAAGTACTCGGACAGAGGAGCCAGCAAGACAGGTCCAATGGCATATCCCAGCACATACATGGACAGACATAATGTAGTGACTTCAGTAGACACGTGGAAATGTTCCGCGATGCCGGTGGctccggaggagaaggaaccgCAAGACCAAGTGCTGGATTTAGGTTAGTAGGGTTGAGATACAGGAGGTCGTCAGTAGACATACGTGATGACATTCAGAAAACTGGCAAACAAGGTAATGTACCACTTGCGCCAGTAACCCCAGCAGCGCGGGTTGTCCCGATCTTGCGGGCCAAAGGTGATACGCAAGGGGAGGGCTTCATCAGGCTGGTTCCTGGCGCGAGCCAGAgcttcctcctcggtgacGACCAGCGGAAGAGTCTCACGGTGTACATCCGAGATTTCTTGCTTCTGGTCGGCAGTGGCGAACAGGTCGCCGACGTGGGATTCCTCGGTCATGGTCGCGACGCCAGGCACAGGGAGATGTTAGGTCAACAGAATACAGAACAAGAAAGTTAGATCAGATCATCAGGGGACGAAAGACTTTTAATACGGAAAAGAAATCTGCGGCGCGAGGGGCAAAAGGGCATCAGCAGCCCGCCGCGTGACGTTCCCCGATTGCATTCTTGCCATGACCCAACTCCACTGGCCGGTGAGGGTTGCAGATGGTCTACCAATGAGATGGAGGGCACATAAGCTTCGACTCCAGATTTCTCCAGTTGCAGCCGtgttctccatctcttcgGGGTATGACCGAGCTGGTTACAGGGTAATCCGGTGTCGGGAGGCAAGCTTTGAGCGTCAGGTTCAAGCCTCGGTCAAGCTTTAGGGCGCCGTGGCATCCGGGCGAGGATTCCAGAAAAGAGGGCCGATAAAGGCGGGATCTTGGCCGCCTTACCCAAAAGGCGCTTAGTCTCGCTGCACTCCAGGGGATCGTCTCCTCCTTATTCCTCCATCCTTTCGTCTCCCCGTGGAGTTGCCCTTGTTTCTCTGACTCACCGAAACCGCACGGTCGTGGGCCGCCCGGCCGATACACATTTCCCCAGGCAGGATTGCCGACCCCCCGCCGGCTGTTCCATTTGCCGTGGATGCTGTCCAGCAAAACTATTTCTCTGCCCTTGTTGGGCCGAGATGCTTCCGGTGAGCTGATTCTGGTCTAACAACAAACTAGAATCAGCCACACCGCGTTGGATTTTTATCCCCCTGCTAGCGAGATAGATTagctgctgccattgcaCCCAATAAATGCTCTTCCGTGGTAAGCACCTTATCTTCCTATCGTGTAccacaagaaaagaaggcagaaCTCAGCTGCTTTaggaagaacaagcaacCTTTTTCAGTGtcagtattaatattaataatttggAACCTTCGTGATTCCCAGCCGCCCTCCACCGGCTTTTAGGCTAAATGCCATCAGccccaaaccccaaccccaacttgCGACgccagacagacaagacactAAAATCCCCGGGCTGTTTTTCGGAGGCTTATTCCCCACTTGCCATTGGTAAGCACTAGATACGGCTCCTTCGAGTCGGTTTAGATCCCACGGAGAACCAAAAAGCTGAGCTCCCCGGTGAATGAGTCGGTCGGTATGTTGCTCCCACCACGGTCGGCTTGCTTACGGGCGTCGCTCGCATGCCGGTTGTCGGCATCCTTTCCCCGTGAGAACTGCCCCTCACCTAATACTATATCAACCAAGTACGGAGAACGGTGTACACAGTAGACGGTAGGCAATAGACAGTAGACAGCACGGGTATAGCTGGGTGTCTGGATACGTGTGGACCTTCTGCCGCACCTGGTTTGGCCTGGCCTCTTCGTGGATAACGTGCTGGTGTGACAACCAATCAGTCGACCTTGTCTGCTTCATCGATCATCCAGCCTCAATGCTGATTTGTTGTGCGGTCGCTGGCGCTGCTCagctctttttttttcggtcACAGCTGGTCTGCCCACATTAGCATCCACTTGGCTAGCAGTTGACCAGGCCTCGTCTGTGCCGCTCATCACTCGCACGGAATCAATTCTCCGCtgtctacggagtacatgcTGGTTTCTGGGCTGCTTAAGCCATGCAGCGCGACAAgaacctcctctctccccggTCGTTGTGGACGCATGGATCGACTGGCCCATCTTGGCATCTGGTGGTCTCCAGACGCCGACTCAACTGGCTCTGTCCTGGTTGGCCCGGACATTGTTGTCTCGCAGAGAAGTCCGAGGTGAGCTTTTCTCGGGTTGCCTCCCTCATGGAGAGGCTGTATTTCGGACGTGAGCCGGCCCAGGGACTCCACCAGGCTAGTTCTCGCACTTTTGGAAATTTACCGTGCACAAGGAGTTGGAGACGCCCAGTATCCTTTCCATATATTGCCGTTGCTATTTGCATTCTTCGCGCAAGGTATGGAAGGCCTCACGCCGATGTTGTCTGTCCTATGGTGACATAGGACGTGATGGGCAGTAACTTAATAGGCCCGAGTGAACGCACGGTCTCTGCCATTATGAATGGTAGCCATGCATTGTCTGTGTCGTGTGCTGTCAGTGCTCGTGTGCGGTCCCCGCGCATTAGTGAACCTTGAGCCGTAGCGATCATCGGTCGGAGAAATTCGCCTTTGACGAGAATTCACTGGTTTGTCCCACTAATGTGTATCATAACCTGCCAAAAGCCCGGTTTGGTGTGACAGGTGTGACACTGGGGAAAGAATCGTGAGTGCTGCCCCAGTCGGGGTGTTGTCTTTCCAAGACAGTGTGTCAACGTTGAACCTACAATAACTGACCACCAACCTGACGGTTACATTTGTACACTGGAAGACGGGAGTTCATGACAAGATCCTACTGACATCTGCATGGCTCGAAGCTTCATCCGCGATGGTGAAACTGTTGCAACCGGAGGGACGTCACTCTTTCGATGAGACATAACGCCCAAACAATGGGTTCCATCATGCGACGGAGTTAGTCCACGGATGAAATTAACCCCTGTTATACAGCATCCCTGGCGAAAGTCATACAGAATAGACCGCCTGTTTCCAGGTTGAAGTCCCAACTTCACGGtcaacttatatatatatatatatatatgtatagcGTCAGACCTGCTTGATTTCAGCAATAACAAGAGATACAAGATAGCAGAAAGGACACCGACCACTAAACCAGCTACCAAAATGCGCATCGCACTTACGGGGACCGCCATTCTGGCCTATATCTCGCTTGCCACCTCGCATGTCATCAAGCGGGACATTTCAATTGTCCTACGTGGTCTGTCCACCTTGAATGCCAACATAGGCACATTCGGTGCATCCGTTTATCGTTACGACGGAACACTTCCCGCTGCGATTGAAATCTTCCACCAGGAGAGTAGCCTGGAGAAGGACCTCGAGGGAGTGGCGGCCGACACCAACAGCACGGCGGAGTGGACCGCCCAGGAGAGCAATAGCGTGACTGAATCCTTGGTGGGATTGGAGCCGATTATGCGAACCTCAATTGCTGCACTTGTGATGAAGGTTGGAAGCTATCCCAAAATCTGTCATTCTTCTGCGAGATGTTCTGACGTTTTGATTTCCAGAGAGATCTCTTCATCAGCGCCGGCGTGGGCTCTGCAGTGCGGCTTAATTTGGTCAACATGAGGAGCCGGACAGTTGCTCTTTCTGTGGCTCTGCAGAACAAGGCTGTTGGTGCTGATAAGGAAACCATCCGACAAGGGACCGGAGATGTGGACGATGCTTATGACAGTGCCATTGATTCGTATGAGTCCCGGCTGTGAGTATGTCTGTGCCGCCTGTGGCTTGGTCAAATTGTTCTCGAGGCATCGATCAGGCGCCCGGAATATTTGTTCATGATTAGCTATTCTCAATGCAAAAGCTGTTGACATATGGTCTATCTCATTATTTTAGGAGTGGAGCACCGCGTAATGGTCGGGCGTCCACATCCAGCATGTTTGGCTTTATGAGGGTGGCTGGATGTGATCTATCAGTTCCGCACATTCAAGTTTCCGCCTGTCGCTACAAGGTCCCAACGGTTGATTTACAAAGGAGCCGGGGCCGAGGCTTAATTAACAGCTAGTTAGCTAACTATGTTAGCTAGTTAGTATCTATATCGATGAGCACGGATGTCTCGGCTCCCGCGCGGCCAATGAGGAGCTCAATATGGGTCTGCAACACCTACCTAATGCATACCAATGCGATAGCTACAGCTAGGTTACCAATAATCGATAGAGTTGATATTGAGCGCTCTATTGTTTCCATCCTCGGAGATGTAGGGCGAGAGGGGAATGTGCCGAGCCGAGGTGCTTCTCCCCGACGCGAGCGGGGTTGGAACTAAGTACAAAGTCgcacagcagaagaagcaattcCCATCCCTCGATTCACCGCATTTCACTTCCCCTGAACTCGttctacttctactaccACTCACTCTCATCATGCCCTCCAACTACGCTCACCATGTGGGAAACCATGATTATACTCGCGCTACTGTCGTGATTATCGGGGCTGGCGTATCAGGTACGAGATGAACCCCTTGCCTTGCTTGTGACCAGGGAAATGATAAACTCTGTCACTAACAATCTCCCAGGTATATGCATGGCCATTGACCTCCTCCGTCGAACCCCCATCCGGAAGTTCGTCATACTCGAGCAAGGAAGTGCTGTAGGAGGAACCTGGGCCAACAATCTCTACCCAGGCTGTGCCTGCGACGGTCAGAAGCGACCGGCCCAGCATGGTCGCGCGTATAGATAGCTAACAGCCGTGTAGTCTGGAGCGCCCTGTACAGCTATTCATTTGAGCAGCGTCCCGACTGGACGGCAGAGTATCCGGCGCAGGAAGAGTTTCTGGTAATCCTGTCTTGCTTGCAACGCATATCAGTTGCTGACGCACCTGTAGGAATACCTCACGGATGTTGCTCAGAAACATGGCCTCTACCAATACATTCGCTTCAACTCGACCGTACAGGAAGCCCGCTGGGACGACCAGCAACGGCAATGGAAGGTCCAGGTTGCCCTGAATGGCGCCAAGGCTAGCGAATTTCATGAGGAATATGAGCTTACCACAGACTTCCTGGTTTCCGCCGTCGGACAACTCAATGTGCCCAGCTATCCCTCAATCCCGGGTCTGGATGATTTTACCGGCAAGTTGATTCACTCAGCCAGATGGGACTGGACCTACGACTTCTCCGGCAAACGAATTGCGGTTATCGGAAATGGTATTTACTCCATTCTCACTGTAACACTCAGCATCATATACTGACAGCTATGGCAGGAGCCTCGGCCATCCAAATCGTCCCTGAAATAGCCAAAACAGCCTCTCATATAACTATCTACCAACGCAGTCCGAAATGGGTCGTTCCACGCTTCAACAAGCCGGTCGGCGCTTTCCAGCAGTTCCTACTGTCATATGTACCTCCCGTGCGCTGGTGCAAGAGAGTCCTGCAGATGCGTTTCCGAGAATGGTCATACAACGTCCTCGTCACCCCCGGCACGGCCCCGGCCCGCGAAGGTGAGGAAACTGCAAAGAAATGGATGAAAACCCAGTTGCCCGACAAGCCTGAATTGTGGGACACTCTGACCCCCAACTATGCCATTGGATGCAAGCGCATCCTCATTTCCGACGACTTCTATTCAGCGTTAAATTCGAGTCACGTTGACCTCAACACCAAGCCAATCCAGCGTATTTCAGCCACGGGTGTCCAAACGGAGGGTGACGAGCAGGAGTACGATCTCATCGTGTTGGCCACTGGATTCCGTGCTTCGGAATTCCTGCACCCAATCCGGGTGTATGGCGCTGGGGGCCGGTCACTGGAAGATATCTGGAAGGGCGGACCAAAAGCTTACTACGGTATGACTGTTGAGGATGTGCCGAACTTCGGCATGCTCTACGGACCCAACACAAACTTGGGTATGTTAAGCCCCTCACAAATCCTTCAAGAATCCACGCACTGACAAATATAGGCCAcaactccatcatcctcatgaTCGAAGCCCAATCACGATACATAACCACCCTGATCCGAGCCGTAGCCGATGTGAAGAAAAAGGACCAAACGCTGGTTATTCAACCCCGCCCAGACGTGCTACGCGAATATAACGACCGGGTCCAGAAACAGCTGGCAGAAACCAGTTTCGCCGACCCTAACTGCCAAAGCTGGTACAAGACTGATAAGGGCCTGATCACGAACAACTGGCCACTCAAGGTGGTGGAGTACCAGAAGGAGGTGTCTCAGGTGCGATGGACGGACTTCCTCCTCAAGGGCGACGGGGCTGCGacagtggagaagaagaaggtgacgCACGTTGGTCGGGTTAAGGAGGAGGTGCTGATCAGTAATGTTACTTTGTTTTTGGGGGTGGCTTTGGCGGCTGGAGGAGTTTACTGGCGTGCTACGAGGGGGTGGAAGTGGTAGGCTTTAGGCTGCTGCTTTGTGATACGGATCTATTGTAATTGCTACAATCGAGACAGTGAATTAGCATGCTCGTGTGTCTAAGTAGAGAGACGCCTCCTGTAGACAAAATAAATGTCGATGGGTCTAAAACTTCTGCCTAAGGTTTCTTTATTATCCTATTATACTACTAATTGACCCGGATCATCACATTTCACTGTTCTAATATATAGTCACCTATCCAAACATAATTTTAAACCCCTCAAACCACCTCCCAGAGCGTCTAGAAGCTGGAACCTCCGCAGCAACAATCTCAGCTATCCCAGTCACCagatccacctcctcacacGGAATCAACCAAGGTCCTCCCCGCCCAGTATACAATCTATGCCCTAGATAGAAGATCACGAATATCGGAATCCCCACATACGAAGTAACAAACGTCGAGGTATCCCACTGCTCCGGAAAAAACACCGTAAACCCATTCAACCACAATAACAAGAAGATCACACAGCCAGCAAAATACGCAGCATATGGTTGAAACATCGACCGATACGGTAACCCCGCAACATCAAGTCCCTGCGCCACCGTGGCCTTCCGAAAGCGAATGTATAtaacacatacacacacccaGCTTACATACGCGCCGCTATTCACGAGGTTGACGAACCAGTTGAATACTGTTGCGGCGGAGGAACTGACGTTCATGTAAGCAAGCAGGGAAAATAGTGAGGTAAACCCCAGAGACATGTACGGGACACCTGATGCTGTACAGCGTTTGAAGATCTTAGGCGCGGTGCCGAGAGTTGCCATGGAATATAGTGTGCGAGTGGCAAGATATAGCCACGAGTTTCCTGCGGACCAGGCTGATAGCAGAATCACGACGTTTATGACCGAGTCGAGACCCTTTATACCTGCGTCTTTGGCTGCGATCGCCCAGGGAGAGGCGCTGGCGTCACTGCTGCCGCCGAGTagctggttgttgttgctcgGGCAGATCAGACCTATGAGGAAGGCACCGAGGATGTAGAAGATGACTAGTCGGATGAAGAACCGTCGTCCGGCTGTTGGAAGGTTCTGACGGGGGTTTTGCATCTCTCCTGCTGTGATGACTAGGAGCTCTGGTGTGAAGGCAAAAATGTAGACGGAGAAGCGTAGGGTCGCGATGAATGCGACTAGTCGCCCCGAGGCTCCACTGACAATGTATTCATTTGTAGCTCCGGGGCTATGCCAGTAGGCGAACCCTATTGCTTTGTAATTCGGACCACCGCCGCAGGTGATTACCagggccatgatgaagaggcCGATAATGCCAATTACTTTGATCGAGGCGAACCAGAACTCGGTCTCTCCGTATACTTTGACCGGGAAGCAGTTCAATCCCACAATGACCACCAGCATGATCGTGATCCATACAGCGATATTCACAGGACTAGGCCAGTAATCAATGACGAGCGCTGCGGCAGTAATCTCCGAAGGGACCGTGATGGCGAAGACGTAGTAGTACATCCAGCCTAAGGCAAACCCCATACTACTCGACACAAATCTATGGCCGAAGTAGGCAACGGATGAGCCACGGACTGGAAGGAAGGAGCTGAACTCGGTTGTCGCAGTCACTATGCAGAACACCAGTAGTGTTAGGAGAGAGTAGCCCAGCAAAAGGAACAGCGGGCCCCCGATGCTCAGAGATTCACCACTGCCGATGAACAGTCCGGTGCCGATGGCGCCGCCAATA belongs to Aspergillus luchuensis IFO 4308 DNA, chromosome 3, nearly complete sequence and includes:
- a CDS encoding uncharacterized protein (COG:S;~EggNog:ENOG410PUHG;~InterPro:IPR011009,IPR002575;~PFAM:PF01636); translation: MFSILRGIRRIRQSQPTAQLSILCRGKPISRDELFAYTNGHFLVDEEQQLARRYVDFDLDALCSVAAALGDVPSPVASVSKMEGGFSKALLMEKENGCEVVAKIPFPCRIAGPVGLTTASEVGVLKYLRRNTTIPVPRVLSWSSDRGGSVGAEYIVMEKASGVPLFLVWGDMTEFEKLQLIQNLTKLEAQLSAVRFPAYGGLYLRDHLQSSNPQCLLLDDDVDRSQSFCIGPSPDRQFDVHSDHSKDQGPWTTLSELGIFIAKRELSRISTIPNKSALFYQGTLEEQAQLLNLTISLMPMLDSHPLLGQSAQPTLWHTDLHMGNIYVAPDHRTQIVSVIDFQSISVMPLFLQSRWPEFLKPPDNYTQGFTSPELPDGYDNMDDESKLLARREWSQAKLAKAYEVSTYLEDRPAHTARNVPRVFRELFTRCGEVSEVGVIPLRARLIEIFQNWSSLGFIGSCPYSFSEEDIQTHEQQFADYQAWHEVQHLAQECLDTDAEGWISPELDIEEKRRQNRELLAMFIERMAGEKSPEEARQMWPFPNDA
- a CDS encoding cell wall mannoprotein 1 family protein (COG:S;~EggNog:ENOG410Q1MG;~InterPro:IPR021054;~PFAM:PF12296;~SECRETED:SignalP(1-19)), with translation MRIALTGTAILAYISLATSHVIKRDISIVLRGLSTLNANIGTFGASVYRYDGTLPAAIEIFHQESSLEKDLEGVAADTNSTAEWTAQESNSVTESLVGLEPIMRTSIAALVMKRDLFISAGVGSAVRLNLVNMRSRTVALSVALQNKAVGADKETIRQGTGDVDDAYDSAIDSYESRL
- a CDS encoding MFS transporter (COG:G;~EggNog:ENOG410PUJS;~InterPro:IPR020846,IPR011701,IPR036259;~PFAM:PF07690;~TransMembrane:9 (o12-32i53-75o81-102i163-181o201-222i243-263o269-293i305-325o337-358i);~go_function: GO:0022857 - transmembrane transporter activity [Evidence IEA];~go_process: GO:0055085 - transmembrane transport [Evidence IEA]), with product MSLFQMPLALAPNIGTIIVCRFIAGFAGGAPLTNTGGTISDLWERNHSGGPMAFYGLSSTFGPPMALVVSGYIGLNLNWHWIFWIMMAITGGTWIALVLTVPETRHSIILQRKAARVRKQMQREGLRSAETTTDLHAEDRKGLHQLFAITLTRPFRFLFTEPITTFSAIYNGFLYGLVYLFNEAFPLVFGEPNGHGFNVGQQGLCFLGMAIGPIIACALSPLQERYYLRRVAENSGRSVPEARMWMARVGSLLIPISLFWFGWTSYRSVHWIVPIIASSFFGAGLYIVILSILNYVVDSYQTYSASALAGVILVRNLVGAGFPLFATQMYEKLDYEWASSLLGFIAILLVPIPFIFFYKGRAIRLRSPWAREHFDSDEDSPH
- a CDS encoding uncharacterized protein (COG:S;~EggNog:ENOG410PWUD;~InterPro:IPR011009,IPR002575,IPR008266;~go_function: GO:0004672 - protein kinase activity [Evidence IEA];~go_process: GO:0006468 - protein phosphorylation [Evidence IEA]), which encodes MEGALHESVPEVVRRLLRRRMPPATPWYTFTHGDLSYRNIMVKDGCVTRIIDWEKAAYMPLWCESLCVSFSGCEEDEAWKMLLRNCMPGYDAAYSFWHQYHYLCLDPNICGRHLIDEAEREARMNE
- a CDS encoding flavin-containing monooxygenase (COG:Q;~EggNog:ENOG410PJKT;~InterPro:IPR020946,IPR036188;~PFAM:PF07992,PF13738,PF13450;~TransMembrane:2 (o14-36i536-555o);~go_function: GO:0004499 - N,N-dimethylaniline monooxygenase activity [Evidence IEA];~go_function: GO:0050660 - flavin adenine dinucleotide binding [Evidence IEA];~go_function: GO:0050661 - NADP binding [Evidence IEA];~go_process: GO:0055114 - oxidation-reduction process [Evidence IEA]) — its product is MPSNYAHHVGNHDYTRATVVIIGAGVSGICMAIDLLRRTPIRKFVILEQGSAVGGTWANNLYPGCACDVWSALYSYSFEQRPDWTAEYPAQEEFLEYLTDVAQKHGLYQYIRFNSTVQEARWDDQQRQWKVQVALNGAKASEFHEEYELTTDFLVSAVGQLNVPSYPSIPGLDDFTGKLIHSARWDWTYDFSGKRIAVIGNGASAIQIVPEIAKTASHITIYQRSPKWVVPRFNKPVGAFQQFLLSYVPPVRWCKRVLQMRFREWSYNVLVTPGTAPAREGEETAKKWMKTQLPDKPELWDTLTPNYAIGCKRILISDDFYSALNSSHVDLNTKPIQRISATGVQTEGDEQEYDLIVLATGFRASEFLHPIRVYGAGGRSLEDIWKGGPKAYYGMTVEDVPNFGMLYGPNTNLGHNSIILMIEAQSRYITTLIRAVADVKKKDQTLVIQPRPDVLREYNDRVQKQLAETSFADPNCQSWYKTDKGLITNNWPLKVVEYQKEVSQVRWTDFLLKGDGAATVEKKKVTHVGRVKEEVLISNVTLFLGVALAAGGVYWRATRGWKW